Genomic DNA from Longimicrobium sp.:
CGGGGACCAGCGCCAGGCGCCGCCTGGCCTCCCGGCCCTCGCGCACCACGTCGCGCCCGGCCACGCGGATCGCCCCCGCGCCGGGCGGGTGGATGCCGGCGATCGCGCGCAGCGTCGTCGTCTTCCCGGCCCCGTTCGGCCCCACCAGCCCCGCGATCTCGCCGCCGCGCACCGCGAAGCTCAGCCGGTCCACCGCCACGAAGCCGTCGTAGCTCTTGGAGAAGCCGTCCACCTCCAGCGCGGGCGGCCCCTCGCTCCGCGTCACGCCGATGTCCGTCACTGCCGCGCCGGGGGCTGGGGGCGCCCGCCCGGCTTCCACACGGGCGCCGGCCCGTCGGCCAGGAGGCGGGCGGCGCGCACGGCGGCCCCGATCACCGCCGTCACGTGCGCGTAGTCGATCCGGTCCGGCTCGTCGTCGGGGGTGTGGTAGTCGGAGTGCATGTTGTAGGTGGAGAGCGTGTGCGCCGGGATCCCCCGGTACGCGAAGGCGATGTTGTCGCTGCGCAGGAAGAACTGCATGTCGGGGCGCGGGTCGGCCCGGATCGGCACCCCCGCCGCCGCCAGCGCGTCGCCCATGGTCGAGCGCTCGTAGCCGGTGAGCCACGCCCGCCCCGGGCCGCCGACCAGCGGGTCGGGCCGGCCGATCATCTCGATCTCCAGGTTGGCGGCCGTGCGCTCCAGCGGGAACACCGGGTGCGCGATGTACCAGTAGGTCCCCAGCAGCCCCACCTCCTCGCCCGTGGTCAGCAGGAAGACCACCGTGCGCTTCGGCCGGGGGCCGCGCGCCATCGCACGGGCGACCTCCAGCACCGTCACCACCCCGGTGGCGTCGTCGTCGGCCCCGTTGTAGACGGAGTCGCCGTCCACCGCGCGGCCGATCCCCAGGTGGTCGTAGTGCGCGTCGATCAGCACCGCCTGCTCCGCGAGCGCCGGGTCGCTCCCGCGCACGACGCCGACGACGTTCAACCCGACCGCCCGCTCCGCCGGCGGGACGCCCAGCGTGTCGGCCCACGCGCCCAGCACCCTCATCCGCGGCCGCCCCTCGCGCGTGGAGACGGCGATCGGCAGGCGCTGGAAGTAGCCGTCCTCGCCCGCGGGCTCGATCCCGAACTCCCGCAGCTTCCCGGCGATGTAGCGCGCCGCCCGCCACATCCCGGGCGAGCCGGTGAAGCGCCCCTCCATCGAGTCCGCCGCGAGCGCGTACAGCCCGGCGCGCACGTCCTCCAGGCGAACGCCGGCGGAGCCGTTGCCCGGAGACGGCCCGGACCCCGGCGCGGGCGGAGCGCCGCAGGCGGCGAGCAGCGCGGCGCCCAGGAGTGCGGCGCGGGGGGA
This window encodes:
- a CDS encoding M20/M25/M40 family metallo-hydrolase: MRPRPPLSPRAALLGAALLAACGAPPAPGSGPSPGNGSAGVRLEDVRAGLYALAADSMEGRFTGSPGMWRAARYIAGKLREFGIEPAGEDGYFQRLPIAVSTREGRPRMRVLGAWADTLGVPPAERAVGLNVVGVVRGSDPALAEQAVLIDAHYDHLGIGRAVDGDSVYNGADDDATGVVTVLEVARAMARGPRPKRTVVFLLTTGEEVGLLGTYWYIAHPVFPLERTAANLEIEMIGRPDPLVGGPGRAWLTGYERSTMGDALAAAGVPIRADPRPDMQFFLRSDNIAFAYRGIPAHTLSTYNMHSDYHTPDDEPDRIDYAHVTAVIGAAVRAARLLADGPAPVWKPGGRPQPPARQ